In Rhodothermales bacterium, a genomic segment contains:
- a CDS encoding aldehyde dehydrogenase, with translation MDIPRDLGHWIGFGGAGGRPAQSGDARPGRTAWLDVVEPATGATFARVAAGTAADVDCAVRAAQRAFPAWSALPAAERGAWMERLAQAVEDRMDAFVAAESRDTGKPVHVARAVDIPRAILNLRYFAGLIRFRTETQSRPRPGVTHTTVHAPLGVVGCISPWNLPLYLFTWKIAPALAAGNCVVGKPSEVTPLTAWMLGQAAADIGFPEGVLNIVQGTGPEAGAALVEHPDIKAISFTGSTTVGRDIAVRAASRLVKTSLELGGKNPTIVFADADLDTAAREAARAAFANQGQICVCGSRILVEASVYDAFRERLMAHVGALRVGDPLEATSDLGALVSQAHFDKVCAWLEIARAEGARILTGGGPTNPGGRCASGWFIAPTLLEGLSPECRTNQEEIFGPVATLQPFENEADALRQANGTHYGLASSVWTASLARAHRVGNALESGLVWINCWMERDLGMPFGGVKQSGLGREGGHHALDFFSEIKTITVNHE, from the coding sequence ATGGACATCCCACGCGATTTGGGTCATTGGATCGGGTTTGGTGGCGCGGGAGGCAGGCCAGCCCAGTCCGGTGATGCCCGGCCGGGGCGAACAGCCTGGCTCGATGTTGTCGAACCCGCCACGGGCGCGACATTCGCCCGCGTGGCCGCCGGAACGGCCGCCGATGTCGACTGCGCTGTCCGCGCCGCGCAGCGGGCATTCCCCGCGTGGAGCGCCCTCCCCGCCGCCGAGCGCGGCGCGTGGATGGAGCGCCTGGCGCAGGCCGTGGAAGACCGGATGGATGCGTTCGTCGCAGCCGAGTCCAGGGATACGGGCAAACCCGTCCACGTGGCCCGCGCCGTTGACATCCCGCGCGCCATCCTGAACCTCCGCTACTTCGCCGGACTCATCCGCTTCCGCACGGAGACCCAGTCTCGGCCGCGTCCGGGCGTCACGCACACCACCGTGCACGCGCCCCTCGGCGTCGTGGGCTGCATCTCGCCGTGGAATCTGCCGCTCTACCTGTTCACCTGGAAGATTGCGCCCGCCCTGGCGGCCGGGAACTGTGTCGTGGGCAAACCGAGCGAAGTCACGCCCCTGACGGCGTGGATGCTCGGGCAGGCTGCCGCCGACATCGGTTTTCCGGAGGGCGTCCTGAATATCGTGCAGGGCACGGGCCCCGAGGCCGGCGCAGCACTGGTCGAGCACCCGGATATCAAGGCCATCTCGTTTACCGGAAGCACGACGGTCGGGCGGGACATTGCGGTGCGGGCCGCCTCGCGGCTCGTCAAGACCAGCCTGGAGCTCGGGGGCAAGAACCCCACCATCGTCTTCGCCGATGCCGATCTGGACACCGCCGCCCGCGAGGCGGCCCGCGCCGCGTTTGCCAACCAGGGGCAGATTTGCGTGTGCGGCTCGCGCATTCTGGTGGAAGCCTCCGTGTACGATGCGTTCCGCGAGCGCCTTATGGCCCATGTGGGCGCCCTCCGCGTGGGCGATCCGCTGGAGGCCACCTCGGACCTCGGCGCCCTGGTGTCGCAGGCCCACTTCGACAAAGTATGCGCGTGGCTGGAGATCGCCCGCGCGGAGGGCGCCCGCATCCTGACCGGCGGCGGACCCACCAACCCCGGCGGCCGATGCGCCAGCGGCTGGTTCATCGCCCCCACCCTCCTGGAGGGTCTCTCTCCCGAATGCCGCACGAATCAGGAGGAAATCTTCGGTCCGGTAGCCACGCTGCAACCGTTCGAAAACGAAGCCGATGCCCTGCGCCAGGCCAACGGCACGCACTACGGGCTCGCTTCGTCCGTCTGGACGGCCTCGCTCGCCCGCGCCCACCGCGTCGGAAATGCCCTCGAGAGCGGTCTTGTCTGGATAAACTGCTGGATGGAACGAGATCTGGGCATGCCCTTCGGCGGCGTAAAACAATCCGGCCTGGGCCGCGAGGGCGGTCACCACGCCCTGGACTTCTTCAGCGAAATCAAAACCATTACCGTCAACCATGAGTGA
- a CDS encoding HD domain-containing protein: MSVPKALVLDLVQTPEVQRLRRIRQLGVGHMVFPGAEHSRFGHALGAMALMHDCLASLQEKGTALSAEEVRAAMCVALLHDVGHGPFSHTLEHELIADFEHEQMSRALIVRLNARFGGALDGALAIFDDTHARPWLHTLISSQLDMDRLDYLRRDSYYTGVVEGRVGVGRIIRTMRVVEDEGQERIVVEAKARYAVENFLISRRLMYWQVYLHKTVLAGDHLLRSVIRRARHLLEARSGADVHSHASRAFLFFLENRLSAADVASNEVQDQYVALDDTDIIHTLKTWSHSTDAILADLCTRFLNRNFFRVTFRDEDAMPEDPTMLRQRVARYLEKEGLLQEPGDVDYYLFFSETRHEAYDSHDESIGVLQRDGRVVELSRAVGSGALTGLAGSQSRPYSCWPKEAFNE; this comes from the coding sequence GTGTCCGTTCCGAAGGCTCTGGTGCTGGACCTCGTGCAGACACCGGAAGTGCAACGGCTCAGGCGCATCCGGCAGCTCGGCGTGGGGCACATGGTCTTCCCGGGGGCCGAGCATTCCCGCTTCGGGCACGCGCTGGGCGCCATGGCGCTCATGCACGACTGCCTGGCCTCCCTCCAGGAGAAGGGCACGGCGCTCTCCGCGGAGGAAGTCCGCGCCGCCATGTGCGTGGCGCTCCTGCACGACGTGGGTCACGGGCCGTTCTCCCACACGCTGGAGCACGAACTGATTGCCGATTTCGAGCACGAACAGATGTCGCGAGCGCTGATCGTGCGTCTGAACGCGCGCTTCGGAGGCGCACTGGACGGAGCGCTGGCCATTTTTGACGATACGCATGCACGGCCGTGGCTCCACACCCTGATTTCGAGCCAGCTGGACATGGATCGCCTGGATTACCTGCGAAGGGACTCCTACTACACTGGCGTGGTCGAGGGCCGCGTGGGTGTGGGCCGCATCATCCGTACGATGCGCGTGGTCGAAGACGAGGGGCAGGAGCGGATAGTCGTGGAGGCCAAGGCCCGGTATGCCGTCGAGAACTTCCTGATTTCGCGCCGCCTGATGTACTGGCAGGTGTACCTGCACAAGACGGTGCTGGCGGGTGATCACCTGCTCAGGAGCGTCATCCGGCGGGCGCGCCACCTGCTGGAGGCCCGTTCGGGCGCCGATGTCCACTCCCACGCCTCCCGCGCATTCCTGTTTTTCCTGGAAAACCGCCTGTCGGCCGCCGATGTCGCGTCGAACGAGGTGCAGGACCAGTACGTGGCGCTCGATGACACGGACATCATCCACACGCTCAAGACGTGGAGCCATTCGACGGACGCCATCCTGGCCGACCTCTGCACGCGTTTCCTGAACCGCAATTTCTTCCGGGTCACGTTCCGGGATGAGGATGCGATGCCCGAGGATCCGACGATGCTCCGGCAACGCGTAGCGCGGTACCTCGAGAAGGAGGGCTTGCTCCAGGAGCCTGGCGACGTGGACTACTACCTGTTTTTCTCCGAAACCCGGCACGAGGCCTACGACAGCCACGACGAATCGATTGGCGTGCTGCAACGGGACGGCCGCGTCGTGGAATTGTCCCGTGCCGTGGGCAGCGGAGCCCTGACGGGGCTCGCCGGATCGCAATCCCGCCCCTATTCCTGCTGGCCGAAGGAGGCGTTCAATGAGTGA